The Vicia villosa cultivar HV-30 ecotype Madison, WI linkage group LG1, Vvil1.0, whole genome shotgun sequence genome includes a region encoding these proteins:
- the LOC131647514 gene encoding uncharacterized protein LOC131647514 translates to MVHREYYTRLYGNKEGFDKIHNALVSCVTGSAPPEKWMCFPEMGNLIVSAYDMVCIDLARYGFSETFFSLRSRPPQDPSGCIICIGYLRSLLFFQVYFKLGCPIPATSVKWMTHSAKEAETWPNHFLERKKEFTKLSELERESNREKSKKEPILDLSSDNSFDAF, encoded by the coding sequence ATGGTGCATAGGGAATATTACACACGACTATATGGGAATAAGGAAGGATTCGATAAAATTCACAATGCTCTTGTTTCATGTGTTACCGGTTCCGCACCACCTGAAAAGTGGATGTGCTTCCCTGAAATGGGCAATCTTATAgtaagtgcatatgatatggtgtgtatCGATCTGGCGAGATATGGTTTTTCGGAGACATTTTTCTCACTTCGGAGTCGCCCACCTCAAGATCCATCCGGCTGCATCATTTGTATTGGGTATCTTAGATCGCTCCTTTTTTTCCAAGTTTATTTTAAATTGGGATGTCCTATTCCAGCTACATCAGTGAAATGGATGACACATTCCGCAAAAGAGGCGGAAACTTGGCCGAATCACTTTTTGGAAAGGAAGAAAGAGTTCACCAAATTGTCGGAGCTTGAGAGAGAATCAAATAGGGAGAAGTCGAAAAAAGAACCAATTTTAGATTTAAGTAGTGACAATTCTTTTGATGCATTTTAG